A genomic stretch from Edaphobacter aggregans includes:
- a CDS encoding anti-sigma factor family protein: MICHDCQSALPDLLLDPASPSNTAARAHLDTCAACREEFNSLEATFALLDLWQAPEPTPYFDQKLGVRLREEQATAPAGWFERMRARLLFNTGRQFRPALAGALALVLLVGGGTFAGISGAHSGKVEASATVEDLQILDKNDQALQTMDQLLQDDNPTEDANTPPSS; the protein is encoded by the coding sequence TCCGCACTTCCCGATCTACTCCTCGATCCCGCTTCGCCCTCCAACACTGCCGCCCGCGCACATCTCGATACCTGCGCCGCCTGCCGTGAGGAATTCAACTCTCTTGAAGCCACCTTTGCCTTGCTCGATCTCTGGCAGGCTCCGGAGCCTACCCCCTACTTCGACCAGAAGTTGGGCGTCCGCCTCCGCGAAGAACAGGCCACAGCCCCTGCTGGCTGGTTCGAACGCATGCGAGCACGGCTCTTATTCAACACTGGCCGTCAGTTCCGCCCGGCCCTCGCCGGAGCCCTCGCCCTCGTTCTTCTCGTCGGTGGTGGAACCTTTGCCGGTATCAGCGGCGCCCACTCCGGCAAGGTGGAAGCCTCAGCCACAGTCGAAGACCTGCAGATCCTCGACAAAAACGACCAGGCACTTCAGACGATGGATCAACTTCTGCAGGACGACAACCCCACGGAAGATGCCAACACGCCCCCCAGCAGCTAG